The Epinephelus lanceolatus isolate andai-2023 chromosome 8, ASM4190304v1, whole genome shotgun sequence genome includes a window with the following:
- the LOC117257884 gene encoding interleukin-17 receptor D, whose protein sequence is MLKGALVLYYFFALDQPLWAQDDVTAAAITPQDCSLDCIRQGGPGCEYCRITRADVRKALGFNSLQAFGSCIPWPCFKLLGEEDPKICQHYVQAPNDVKVEVVNELNPKSDAIVVSWKPSYYGIAFLRGFQVSLQALGGSSVACQLFLFHRNLSLPASHAEMVYKSDPFPGLPLGSQYAVTVMALPVPEEWERFYRSKIFSTRSCAEKNGLEQCKKDWYPKHIEVQQEGTAITVTFNLAPPNLGIRSYFSLCYANGKKKYTDITPNSSKNKTHHSYQLNDLQEGTNYTCEIAANEVDAVRKTFSVQVMHIQNGGSSTRSVTPSLALMIPLCLAVVAIIVVLLFALIRRRTRLQITNLDIKPDLIKQHKESGTQEEVTSLQRNRLTPPRLLICYSSTDGPAHVKAVMQLGAFIQQHMATQVCLDLWNSLSVAEEGSMAWHCRQIRESDFILVICSQGLNHRPQPPQGGDDGEEVDRELVFGSNTFSSNAAVQLIGEEVGRAKTRGQDLSKYMAAIFEYSKETDIPTELRLVSHYMLPRDLQLLFSHLHGVALHRPGCYLKVNHISEEGFTELPAGAALQWAIYEARMAMTAKRHHYAEGGD, encoded by the exons GGTGGACCTGGATGTGAATACTGCAGAATAACCAGAGCTGATGTCAGAAAGGCTCTGGGATTTAACTCCCTTCAAGCATTTGGAA GTTGTATTCCCTGGCCATGTTTCAAGTTGCTTGGGGAGGAGGACCCTAAAATCTGTCAGCACTACGTCCAAGCACCAAATGATGTAAAGGTTGAGGTTGTCAATGAGCTAAACCCCAAATCTGACGCCATTGTTGTCTCCTGGAAGCCAAGCTACTATG GAATTGCCTTCCTGCGAGGCTTTCAGGTATCCCTGCAGGCTTTGGGAGGGTCAAGTGTTGCTTGTCAGCTCTTTCTCTTTCACCGTAACCTCTCCCTCCCAGCTTCACACGCTGAAATG GTGTACAAGTCAGACCCTTTCCCCGGCCTCCCCCTTGGGTCCCAGTATGCTGTAACTGTCATGGCTCTGCCAGTGCCTGAGGAGTGGGAGAGGTTCTACCGCAGCAAGATCTTCTCCACACGCT CATGTGCAGAGAAGAATGGTCTTGAGCAGTGCAAAAAAG ACTGGTACCCCAAACATATTGAGGTCCAGCAGGAAGGGACTGCCATCACCGTGACATTTAATCTGGCTCCCCCGAACCTGGGCATCAGAAGCTACTTCTCACTGTGTTACGCGAACGGCAAGAAGAAATACACAGACATCACGCCT AAttccagcaaaaacaaaactcaccACAGCTACCAGCTGAATGATCTTCAAGAAGGAACCAATTACACATGtgag ATTGCAGCCAATGAAGTGGATGCAGTGAGGAAAACATTCAGTGTTCAGGTCATGCACATTCAAAATG GAGGTTCTTCAACACGCTCTGTCACCCCCTCATTGGCTCTGATGATTCCACTGTGCCTGGCTGTGGTAGCCATAATTGTAGTCCTACTCTTTGctctcatcaggaggaggaccAGGCTACAGATAACGAATCTTGACATAAAACCAG ATCTTATCAAGCAGCATAAAGAGAGCGGGACTCAGGaggaagtgacatcactgcAAAGAAACAGGCTGACCCCTCCTCGTCTTCTGATTTGCTACAGCAGCACTGATGGCCCCGCTCACGTCAAAGCTGTCATGCAGTTAGGGGCCTTCATACAACAGCACATGGCCACTCAG gtGTGCCTGGACCTGTGGAACTCTCTGAGCGTGGCTGAGGAGGGCAGTATGGCCTGGCACTGCCGACAGATTAGGGAGAGCGACTTCATCTTGGTGATCTGTTCCCAAGGCCTCAACCACAGACCGCAGCCTCCACAGGGTGGTGATGATGGCGAGGAAGTAGACAGAGAGCTTGTCTTTGGGTCCAACACCTTTAGCTCCAACGCAGCCGTCCAACTTATCGGAGAGGAGGTGGGCCGAGCCAAAACCAGGGGCCAGGACCTGTCCAAATACATGGCAGCCATTTTTGAGTACTCTAAGGAAACGGACATCCCCACTGAGCTGAGGCTGGTATCTCACTACATGCTGCCAAGAGACTTACAGCTGCTCTTCTCTCACCTCCACGGGGTGGCTCTGCACAGGCCGGGCTGTTACCTGAAGGTAAACCATATCTCAGAGGAAGGCTTTACTGAGTTACCGGCCGGAGCagctctgcagtgggctatctATGAGGCTCGGATGGCAATGACGGCAAAAAGGCATCACTATGCAGAGGGAGGGGACTaa